From a region of the Corythoichthys intestinalis isolate RoL2023-P3 chromosome 7, ASM3026506v1, whole genome shotgun sequence genome:
- the LOC130919145 gene encoding zinc finger protein 600-like isoform X3: MSKVKMLKDLMKERLNVAAEEIFKLFEITIADYEEKLCRSKEDHERRQNELVDAIAELRVRLYKRMQQEVPPLFIKKEEEEVECSNEAEQLPPFSGRNQSEENDSAVFHVKKEECENVHSEPESLFAPLSEPDDITSDSSETYDSDDNDKERTKGGPIGGATYADEAVKRDDAKKPAESDKNCDTERINKNSGSEKPHTDDIVHSDKAKKPAETDENFDVDQRSSQDCDDFNCLQCEKTFYSKKGLKNHMLTHVAEEKLAPRSVRRYSLKDFVKQTYEENDEADANSALPSNISDAKEPKSKTVDVKRSVFKCSICESILHSKTLLESHMLSHGNACSVCDKKFKWKHHLKRHMLIHAKEFKCTHCGKIFLTRRKFFAHMVMHKGFACQVCDRKFSLKRHMLKHQELHNKQDSSVQRKVLPKSVLRGSLKKACKQQTDSARSQDQKSNSSDVNGRHVQSLETKNMFNHPNDVSFNCSQCGKVFPTQLSLSNHEIIHMEDKGFACSVCDRRFSYKHNMMRHEKLHKSPKFFSCKLCWKNFFSQERLVAHMRVHDESNSPAKGENNDNRRSESDTDNDSDVDGGDKNEVPLKTKRKWKVAAAGGKTISTMDMVRRRSKVWLNFTKKNDKLAQCNICNTAVSRKTGCTSNMIRHLQLHGIEVPSANVFNTRRSSNQSEPDRKQLAGRQVTEDASTSDMDTDSNCQQETSFCSSSRWKRFSTGNERSNMKTHQKSPKAFRGSSRPKSFQGRVQLGSKSDRYRCLTCNKTYSWSSGLRRHMLNHTGEKPFACYVCDKSFTLKECLTRHMLTHSGCKCPVCQKCFMSPSQVKEHISTHANDDLPGHSPRDDSIGSEKVETKCDEPHKMYSCPVCAKQFSNKYYIRQHMRLHTGEKPYQCGVCSKRFHFKSAIKTHKCIGDDKN, translated from the exons GTATGCAACAGGAAGTGCCACCGCTGTTCATCAAAAAGGAAGAAGAGGAAGTGGAATGCAGTAACGAAGCTGAGCAGCTTCCTCCATTCTCAGGGCGCAATCAAAGTGAAGAAAATGATAGCGCCGTTTTCCatgtgaaaaaagaagaatgtgAAAATGTCCATTCGGAACCAGAGAGCCTCTTTGCGCCGTTATCGGAACCGGACGATATAACATCGGACTCTTCCGAAACATATGACAGCGACGATAATGACAAAGAGCGGACAAAAGGGGGCCCCATAGGTGGTGCGACATATGCCGATGAAGCGGTCAAGAGGGACGACGCCAAAAAACCTGCAGAAAGTGATAAAAACTGCGACACTGAGAGGATTAATAAGAACTCaggaagtgaaaaaccgcatacCGATGACATTGTCCACTCCGACAAAGCCAAAAAACCTGCGGAAACTGATGAAAACTTCGATGTTGATCAGAGGTCAAGCCAAGACTGCGATGATTTTAACTGCTTGCAATGTgagaaaacattttacagcaaAAAAGGTTTGAAAAATCACATGCTAACACACGTGGCGGAAGAAAAACTTGCTCCTCGCTCTGTTAGAAGATACTCCTTGAAGGATTTTGTGAAGCAAACATACGAGGAAAATGACGAAGCTGACGCCAACTCAGCTCTGCCGTCGAATATAAGCGATGCCAAAGAACCAAAAAGTAAAACTGTAGATGTCAAAAGGTCTGTATTCAAGTGCTCCATATGTGAGAGTATACTACACAGCAAAACTCTTTTGGAAAGTCACATGTTATCACATGGGAATGCTTGTTCAGTTTGTGATAAGAAATTCAAATGGAAGCATCACCTGAAGAGACACATGCTAATTCATGCAAAAGAGTTTAAATGTACTCATTGCGGGAAAATCTTTCTCACCAGACGCAAATTTTTTGCCCACATGGTAATGCACAAAGGTTTTGCTTGTCAGGTTTGCGATAGAAAATTTTCCCTCAAGCGTCATATGTTGAAACACCAGGAACTACATAACAAGCAAGACAGCTCAGTTCAGAGAAAAGTCTTACCGAAGAGTGTGCTACGGGGCTCCCTAAAAAAAGCATGCAAACAACAAACTGACAGCGCGCGCAGTCAAGATCAGAAGTCAAACTCTTCTGACGTCAACGGCCGCCATGTTCAATCTTTGGAGACCAAAAATATGTTCAATCATCCCAATGATGTCTCGTTTAACTGTTCCCAATGTGGGAAAGTGTTTCCCACTCAGCTGAGTTTGAGTAATCACGAGATCATCCACATGGAAGACAAAGGCTTCGCTTGCTCCGTTTGTGATCGAAGATTTAGCTACAAGCACAACATGATGAGACACGAGAAACTGCACAAGAGTCCCAAATTTTTTTCCTGCAAACTTTGTTGGAAAAACTTCTTTAGTCAAGAGCGATTGGTAGCTCACATGAGAGTGCACGATGAAAGCAACTCCCCTGCCAAAggagaaaacaatgacaatcgGCGCTCTGAATCAGATACAGACAACGATTCAGACGTGGATGGCGGTGACAAGAATGAAGTGCCTTTGAAGACCAAAAGGAAATGGAAAG tggctgctgctggcggaaaaaccATTTCAACCATGGACATGGTGCGGCGGCGCTCAAAAGTGTGGCTCAATttcacaaagaaaaatgacaagttAGCTcaatgcaacatttgcaacacagctgTATCACGCAAAACTGGCTGCACGTCCAATATGATTAGACACCTCCAGCTTCATGGAATAGAAGTGCCGAGTGCCAACGTATTTAACACGCGCCGGTCttctaaccagtcagaaccgg ACAGGAAGCAGCTTGCAGGGAGGCAAGTCACAGAAGATGCTTCAACATCAGACATGGACACAGACTCGAATTGCCAACAGGAGACATCTTTCTGTTCCTCCTCTCGTTGGAAAAGATTCTCCACTGGAAATGAGAGGAGCAACatgaaaacacaccaaaaaAGCCCGAAAGCTTTTCGAGGCTCTTCCCGTCCAAAAAGTTTCCAGGGTCGAGTGCAACTGGGATCAAAGTCAGACCGTTATCGTTGCTTGACATGCAATAAAACGTACAGCTGGAGTTCCGGTTTAAGGCGACACATGTTAAACCACACCGGCGAAAAACCTTTCGCTTGTTACGTCTGCGACAAAAGTTTCACTTTGAAGGAATGTTTAACCAGACACATGTTGACGCACAGCGGCTGCAAATGTCCAGTTTGTCAGAAGTGTTTTATGAGTCCGTCGCAAGTCAAGGAGCACATAAGTACGCATGCAAATGACGATCTTCCCGGGCACTCGCCTCGCGATGACTCAATCGGTTCAGAGAAAGTAGAGACAAAATGCGACGAGCCACACAAGATGTATTCGTGTCCTGTTTGTGCCAAACAATTTTCCAACAAATATTACATCCGACAGCATATGCGATTGCACACTGGGGAGAAACCTTACCAGTGTGGTGTCTGTTCTAAGAGATTCCATTTTAAGTCCGCTATTAAAACACACAAATGTATCGGCGATGATAAAAACTGA